In a genomic window of Thermoproteus tenax Kra 1:
- the glcT gene encoding glucose ABC transporter permease GlcT, whose translation MKKSTIILVIPTALFSAILLYLVIWNAVISFTNWSLFNPKMSFVGLETYFSVVKTFQFSNSMLHSLELSASLVTIGNILGILFAGLLYFLSSNKARSVFLSIILYPLAISMAVNALIWLWLFNINIGIDWLLVRIGLPQLPWLSSTSTMFPSLILVTIWAYTGIATLFYLAGFMNIDKSVIEAARLDSASSFKILYKILLPNSFNSFIVSTALLFLFSFRIFSLPYILSGGPTNIFLQTAVVYMYYLFTVEFFSQATAVATIITVIASVVIIPYALIIMRRWIRK comes from the coding sequence ATGAAAAAGAGTACTATAATCTTAGTAATTCCTACAGCGCTCTTTTCCGCGATATTATTATACTTAGTGATATGGAACGCTGTAATATCCTTTACTAATTGGTCTTTATTTAATCCTAAAATGTCTTTCGTGGGTTTGGAGACTTATTTTAGCGTGGTAAAAACTTTTCAGTTCTCCAATTCTATGCTTCATTCGTTAGAATTATCAGCAAGTTTAGTTACAATTGGTAATATTCTAGGAATATTGTTTGCAGGTTTGCTATATTTTCTATCATCCAATAAAGCTAGATCGGTATTTCTTTCAATCATACTTTATCCATTAGCAATATCCATGGCTGTTAACGCCTTAATTTGGTTATGGCTGTTTAATATAAACATCGGTATTGATTGGCTGTTGGTGAGAATAGGTTTACCTCAGCTTCCCTGGTTATCCTCTACATCTACGATGTTTCCCAGTTTGATTTTAGTAACAATATGGGCTTACACTGGAATTGCAACGTTATTTTATTTGGCCGGGTTCATGAATATAGATAAATCTGTAATAGAGGCCGCGAGGTTAGATAGTGCAAGTTCCTTCAAGATATTATATAAAATATTATTACCTAACTCATTTAATTCGTTTATTGTGTCGACGGCTTTGTTGTTCCTATTTTCCTTTAGGATATTCAGCTTACCTTATATACTATCTGGCGGGCCTACTAATATTTTCCTTCAGACTGCCGTAGTATATATGTATTACCTTTTTACTGTTGAGTTCTTCTCTCAAGCTACTGCAGTAGCTACAATAATTACCGTTATCGCTTCCGTGGTAATAATTCCTTATGCGCTAATTATAATGAGGAGGTGGATTAGGAAAT